The region TTTTACCAATAAAAGAGATAGCTAAAGAGAAAAAGATAATATTTACAGGCGGAGATGGAGAATCTTTGAGTAAATATTTTGATAATTGTATCTATAAAGATGATTTAATATTTAAAAATATGAAAGGGATAATTGATGCTAACAATTGCATTGCCTAAAGGAAGAATTGCAGAAGATACTTTGGAAAAGTTTGAAAAGGCATTTGATGAAAAGTTTGTTTTTGAAGATAGAAAACTAATTTTAGAAAAGAGTGGATTTAGATTTTTAAATGTAAGAAATCAAGATGTTCCTACATATGTAATGCATGGTGCAGCAGACTTAGGTGTAGTTGGATTGGATGTTTTAGAAGAAAAAGAGTATGACCTTATAAAACTTCTTGATTTACAACTTGGAAAGTGTAAAGTTGCTTTTGGTCTTGTAAAGGGTGAAGAGTTAGATTTTACAAAAAGCCAAATTACAGTTGCAACTAAACATGAAAAAATTGCAAAAAGATATTTTGAAGAGAAAGCTATGGCTGTAAAGATTATCAAGCTATATGGTTCTATTGAATTGGCACCTTTAGTTAATCTTGCTGATTGTATTGTTGATATTGTTGAAACAGGTACAACTATGAAACAAAATGGACTAGAAGTTGGACCAACTATTATGGAAAGTTCAGCACATTTAATTGCTAATAAAAACTCATATTATGCAAAAAAAGATTTAATATTTAATCTAAAAGATAAGTTAGAAGCTGTACTTTAATGGGATTAGATTTATACTCTAAAATAGAGCCTTTTTTAGATTTTCAAGAAGAGGTATATGAACTGCATAAAGAGTTTTTATCTTTTGTAATGGATAAAAACTTAGACAACATTTTAGATATTGGTTGTGGTCAAGGATACTTTTTAGAGAATCTTTTAATAAATAAAAAAAACTGTTTTGGTATAGATTTAAGTAAACAACAAATTGAGTTTTGTAAAGCAAAAGGTTTAACAAATGTGGATTCTATTGCTTTAGAAGATGTTACACAAAAATATGATTGTGCTACAGCTATTTTTGATGTGATAAATTATATTCCAAAAGATATTTTAAAAAGTTTTTTTCAAGATA is a window of Halarcobacter sp. DNA encoding:
- the hisG gene encoding ATP phosphoribosyltransferase gives rise to the protein MLTIALPKGRIAEDTLEKFEKAFDEKFVFEDRKLILEKSGFRFLNVRNQDVPTYVMHGAADLGVVGLDVLEEKEYDLIKLLDLQLGKCKVAFGLVKGEELDFTKSQITVATKHEKIAKRYFEEKAMAVKIIKLYGSIELAPLVNLADCIVDIVETGTTMKQNGLEVGPTIMESSAHLIANKNSYYAKKDLIFNLKDKLEAVL
- a CDS encoding class I SAM-dependent methyltransferase; amino-acid sequence: MGLDLYSKIEPFLDFQEEVYELHKEFLSFVMDKNLDNILDIGCGQGYFLENLLINKKNCFGIDLSKQQIEFCKAKGLTNVDSIALEDVTQKYDCATAIFDVINYIPKDILKSFFQDTNKVLNKDGYFIFDVNSYFGFSEVAQGCITINLEDKFIAIDAIFEDEKLITDLVLFSNRDDNLYKKEADSITQYFHEITYLKNLLTTCGFKVEQIKEFNLHGYEEADKLIFICKKI